In Bacillus toyonensis BCT-7112, a single window of DNA contains:
- a CDS encoding IS3 family transposase (programmed frameshift), translated as MGKKVHYPAEIKWKVVEMKHQGFKNKEIMDALGIRHVAQIKTWMKWYREGETYRFEQSIGRQSAHGKGLTRLTELEQKELEIRYLKAKINIAGKVPRNLKEVGGKEEIMKMIKEWQSIFTIAELCSIFNISRATYYRWKKQEKTVTNHEEKTVIEICQHHKYRYGYRRVTACLRDQFNIVMNHKKVLRIMRKYNVLSRVRKKKKIFVLGHEPVVAKNRIQRRFKATKPNEKWFTDITYLMFGNKTLYFSSIIDGFNNEIVSYKIAETQDVSLVLDTLKEALKKRNVIDTILHSDQGKVYTSKQFQTYAKEKGIITSMSRTGNCHDNALIESFHSHLKSEGFYAQNIKQSNNASIIQTVDEYIHYYNNERIQRKLDNMSPIAYRKHVI; from the exons ATGGGGAAAAAGGTGCATTATCCCGCCGAAATAAAGTGGAAAGTAGTTGAAATGAAACACCAAGGATTCAAAAATAAAGAAATTATGGATGCCTTAGGAATTAGACATGTGGCTCAAATTAAAACTTGGATGAAATGGTATCGTGAAGGCGAAACCTATCGGTTTGAACAATCTATTGGAAGACAATCTGCACATGGAAAAGGCTTAACAAGGTTAACAGAACTTGAACAAAAAGAATTAGAAATACGTTATTTAAAGGCAAAGATTA ATATTGCTGGAAAAGTGCCAAGAAATCTTAAGGAGGTGGGAGGAAAAGAAGAAATAATGAAAATGATAAAGGAATGGCAATCAATTTTTACAATTGCAGAACTGTGTTCCATATTTAATATTTCACGTGCTACTTATTATCGTTGGAAAAAGCAGGAGAAAACAGTAACTAACCATGAAGAAAAAACCGTAATAGAAATATGTCAACATCATAAATATCGGTATGGATATCGTCGGGTTACAGCTTGTCTACGTGATCAATTTAACATCGTAATGAATCATAAAAAAGTATTACGTATCATGAGAAAATACAACGTATTATCTCGGGTTAGAAAAAAGAAAAAGATATTTGTACTCGGTCATGAACCAGTGGTAGCTAAAAATAGAATACAACGGAGATTTAAAGCTACCAAGCCTAATGAAAAATGGTTCACTGATATCACATATTTGATGTTCGGCAATAAGACTCTTTATTTTTCATCTATTATAGATGGGTTTAACAATGAAATTGTAAGTTATAAAATAGCTGAGACACAGGATGTTTCTCTTGTATTAGATACTCTAAAAGAGGCTTTAAAAAAGCGAAATGTGATTGATACGATTTTACATTCGGATCAAGGAAAGGTGTATACATCAAAACAATTTCAAACATATGCCAAAGAAAAAGGCATTATCACAAGCATGTCTCGTACAGGAAACTGCCATGATAATGCCCTCATAGAATCCTTTCATTCTCATTTGAAATCCGAAGGATTCTATGCGCAAAATATAAAACAATCGAATAATGCTAGTATAATACAAACTGTGGATGAATACATCCACTACTATAATAATGAACGGATTCAGAGAAAATTAGATAATATGTCACCTATAGCTTATAGGAAACATGTTATCTAG
- the gntK gene encoding gluconokinase, with protein METRGRVIGIDIGTTSTKTVVFTENGKVVASHAIDYPIIQPNVGWAEQDPDVICAAVYKSVSVAIKKGNVLPEDISSIGISTAMHALIAVDENGAPLTRSIIWADNRSTKQSEKLLQQMNGHEIYRRTGTPIHPMSPLSKLLWMKEEEPELYTSAYKFISIKEYVIYQLFSRYVVDYSIASATGLFNLETLNWDEDVLTMLHMSPEQLSTPVPTTYILSGMKPELAQKMGIHEDTPVVIGASDGVLANVGVGAISPGSAAITIGTSGAVRTIASSVNTDEKGRTFCYALTDEHWVIGGPTNNGGILLRWLRDEFGSPEQEVARKLGIDPYDLLIKYAESVPAGADGLLFLPFLSGERAPYWNANARGTFFGINLQHKREHFIRAVMEGVCMSVYSVALAIRDCTGPLTEIRVSGGFAKSAFWRQMLSDMMGKELLVPESHEASALGAAALALYAVGKIDSLDEVKDWIDIVHHHVPNKENTAIYLEMFYMYERLYNRLKEEFDCIAAFQRKQ; from the coding sequence ATGGAAACAAGGGGGAGAGTAATCGGGATTGATATCGGTACCACAAGTACGAAAACGGTTGTATTCACTGAAAACGGTAAAGTCGTTGCATCACATGCAATTGATTATCCAATCATTCAACCGAACGTCGGATGGGCGGAGCAAGATCCTGATGTAATATGTGCCGCTGTATACAAAAGTGTAAGCGTTGCCATTAAAAAAGGTAATGTACTACCAGAAGATATTTCTTCAATCGGTATTAGTACAGCTATGCACGCATTAATTGCAGTAGATGAAAACGGTGCGCCGTTAACGCGTTCTATCATTTGGGCAGATAATCGAAGTACGAAGCAATCAGAAAAATTATTACAACAAATGAATGGGCATGAAATTTATAGACGTACAGGTACACCAATTCATCCGATGTCACCACTTTCTAAATTGTTATGGATGAAAGAAGAGGAACCAGAGTTATATACAAGTGCTTATAAATTCATTTCCATTAAAGAGTATGTGATTTACCAATTATTTTCACGCTACGTAGTTGATTATTCGATTGCTTCTGCTACGGGGTTATTTAATTTAGAAACATTAAACTGGGATGAAGATGTTTTAACTATGTTACATATGTCACCAGAACAATTATCAACACCTGTACCAACTACATATATTTTATCGGGAATGAAACCGGAATTAGCACAAAAAATGGGCATTCATGAAGATACTCCAGTTGTTATTGGTGCGAGTGATGGTGTTCTTGCAAATGTAGGTGTTGGTGCAATATCACCTGGCTCCGCTGCAATTACGATTGGGACAAGTGGTGCGGTTCGAACTATTGCATCGAGTGTTAATACAGATGAAAAAGGAAGAACTTTTTGTTACGCATTAACAGATGAGCACTGGGTTATCGGTGGGCCAACGAATAACGGTGGAATATTACTTAGGTGGTTACGTGATGAATTTGGTAGCCCGGAACAAGAGGTAGCGAGGAAGCTTGGGATTGATCCTTATGATTTATTAATTAAGTATGCGGAAAGTGTACCAGCTGGAGCAGATGGATTACTATTTTTACCGTTTCTATCTGGAGAACGTGCACCCTACTGGAATGCAAATGCTCGAGGTACATTCTTTGGGATAAACCTTCAGCACAAACGAGAACATTTTATACGAGCAGTTATGGAAGGTGTCTGTATGAGTGTATATTCAGTTGCACTTGCAATCCGTGATTGTACAGGACCACTTACTGAAATACGTGTTTCAGGAGGATTTGCGAAGTCTGCATTTTGGAGACAAATGCTCTCCGATATGATGGGAAAAGAATTGCTTGTTCCTGAAAGTCATGAAGCATCTGCGCTTGGGGCAGCGGCACTTGCTTTATATGCGGTAGGAAAAATTGATTCTCTTGACGAGGTGAAGGATTGGATTGATATTGTCCATCACCATGTACCAAATAAAGAAAATACGGCTATTTATTTAGAAATGTTTTATATGTATGAACGACTTTACAATCGATTGAAAGAAGAATTTGATTGTATAGCTGCTTTCCAACGTAAACAATAG
- a CDS encoding GntP family permease encodes MVVGIVLAAVVILLLLITVVKWHPFVALILTAIGVGLAMGMPLVATSPQHPGIIDSIKSGLGSTLGFLAIVLALGTMLGKMMAESGGAERIANTLIDRFGKKRVHWAMMFVAFLVGIPVFFQVGFVLLIPLVFTIAIETGVSLITIGIPLVAGLSVVHGLVPPHPAAMAAVGIFKADVGKTILYALIVGLPTAIISGPLYGKWIGARIHKEVPLDIAEQFIERDKKKELPSFGNTLFTILLPVFLMLGASIAEVALHKTSQLAQVLHFIGDPIVALLIATIYSFFSLGYAKGFSKDKVLQFTNDCLGPIANILLVIGAGGAFNKVLLDSGIGTTIAEMAKESHISPILLGWGIAALIRVATGSATVSMMTAAGIVAPIAASTPGVNVELLALATGAGSLILSHVNDSGFWMIKEYFGMTVKETLLTWTAMETILSVVALGLISLLNIFV; translated from the coding sequence ATGGTAGTTGGGATTGTACTAGCGGCAGTTGTCATACTACTTCTACTTATTACAGTAGTGAAATGGCATCCATTTGTCGCATTAATTTTAACAGCAATCGGAGTTGGGCTAGCAATGGGGATGCCCTTGGTTGCAACTTCACCACAACATCCAGGGATTATTGATTCTATTAAATCGGGTCTTGGAAGTACGTTAGGGTTTTTAGCAATTGTTTTAGCATTAGGAACGATGCTTGGGAAAATGATGGCCGAATCTGGCGGTGCTGAACGAATTGCTAACACATTAATTGATCGTTTTGGGAAGAAACGTGTTCACTGGGCAATGATGTTTGTTGCATTTTTAGTAGGGATTCCGGTGTTTTTCCAAGTTGGATTTGTACTATTAATTCCATTAGTATTTACAATCGCCATAGAAACAGGGGTATCACTTATTACAATCGGTATTCCGCTTGTAGCAGGTCTTTCAGTTGTACATGGACTTGTTCCACCACATCCAGCAGCGATGGCAGCGGTAGGTATTTTTAAAGCAGATGTAGGGAAGACAATTTTATATGCATTAATTGTCGGACTTCCAACTGCAATTATTTCGGGGCCGCTTTACGGAAAATGGATCGGTGCTCGTATACATAAAGAAGTGCCGTTAGATATAGCGGAGCAATTTATTGAAAGAGACAAGAAGAAAGAACTTCCTAGCTTCGGAAATACATTGTTTACTATTTTACTTCCAGTATTTCTTATGCTTGGTGCATCCATTGCTGAAGTAGCGTTACATAAAACGAGTCAACTTGCACAAGTGTTACACTTTATTGGAGATCCAATAGTCGCTTTATTAATTGCAACGATTTATTCTTTCTTTAGTCTTGGTTATGCAAAAGGATTTTCTAAAGATAAAGTATTACAATTTACAAATGATTGCTTAGGGCCAATTGCAAACATACTGTTAGTAATTGGTGCTGGTGGTGCGTTTAATAAGGTGTTATTAGATTCTGGAATTGGTACTACAATTGCTGAAATGGCGAAAGAATCACATATTTCACCAATATTACTTGGATGGGGAATTGCAGCACTTATCCGAGTTGCAACGGGATCAGCTACTGTTTCTATGATGACAGCAGCTGGAATTGTAGCACCGATTGCAGCAAGTACACCTGGGGTAAATGTTGAACTACTAGCACTTGCAACAGGCGCAGGGTCATTAATTTTATCACATGTGAATGATTCTGGATTTTGGATGATTAAAGAGTATTTCGGAATGACTGTGAAAGAAACATTATTAACATGGACTGCAATGGAGACGATACTATCAGTTGTAGCACTTGGATTAATTTCGTTATTAAATATATTTGTATAG
- the gnd gene encoding phosphogluconate dehydrogenase (NAD(+)-dependent, decarboxylating), whose protein sequence is MKLGLIGLGKMGFPLAEHLHEDKHEVVVYDVNKELVEKAGKLGITARHTLKEMIAELEAPRTIWVMVPAGEVVESVLKDVYPLLDEGDIVIEGGNSFYKDTLRRAEEAKSFGLHYVDIGTSGGVEGARYGACLMVGGEKEIYYQLEPLFKDLAVENGYSYAGRVGSGHFLKMVHNGIEYGMMQAIAEGFEVLDKSDFDFNYEDVAKVWANGSVIRGWLMDLTEKAFADDPKLDGIKGVMNSSGEGKWTVETALELQAAAPVIAMSLFMRYRSQEDDTFHGKVVSALRNQFGGHEVVKK, encoded by the coding sequence ATGAAACTAGGTTTAATTGGATTAGGAAAAATGGGATTCCCATTAGCTGAACACTTACATGAAGACAAGCATGAAGTAGTTGTATACGATGTAAATAAAGAGCTTGTAGAAAAGGCAGGAAAACTAGGAATTACTGCACGTCATACATTAAAAGAAATGATCGCTGAATTAGAAGCTCCTCGTACGATATGGGTAATGGTGCCTGCAGGAGAAGTTGTAGAGTCAGTATTAAAAGATGTGTATCCGTTATTAGATGAAGGTGATATCGTTATTGAAGGTGGAAATTCATTCTATAAAGATACGTTACGCCGTGCTGAAGAAGCAAAAAGCTTCGGATTACATTATGTAGATATCGGTACATCTGGCGGTGTAGAAGGAGCTAGATACGGTGCTTGTTTAATGGTTGGTGGAGAAAAAGAAATTTATTACCAATTAGAACCTTTATTTAAAGATTTAGCAGTAGAAAATGGCTATTCTTATGCTGGCCGCGTTGGTAGTGGTCATTTCTTAAAAATGGTTCATAACGGTATTGAGTACGGCATGATGCAAGCAATCGCTGAAGGATTTGAAGTACTAGATAAGAGTGACTTTGATTTCAATTATGAAGATGTTGCAAAAGTATGGGCGAACGGATCAGTAATCCGCGGTTGGTTAATGGACTTAACTGAAAAAGCATTTGCAGATGATCCTAAACTTGATGGCATTAAAGGTGTAATGAACTCTTCAGGAGAAGGGAAATGGACTGTTGAAACTGCGCTTGAGTTACAAGCAGCGGCACCAGTAATCGCGATGTCATTATTTATGCGCTATCGTTCTCAGGAAGATGATACATTCCACGGAAAAGTAGTTTCAGCACTACGTAATCAGTTCGGTGGACATGAAGTTGTAAAAAAATAA
- a CDS encoding DUF2711 domain-containing protein — MLRFIFDTINTKKHNTGIRTFQSLKGGYILLDYIWLDDKSPILEQLPSNFKSAAILLHPFVQMPLGWEKSVRKRPYEHIYPSAEEIIHNGKSVYWKEMMSCSGLHSYADLAMAMLTSISAFSEEYKREDLAEKLHSNLKKDLYYPTEDYTSIFLLHKLLKLLGSKGAKNLYFSEPILDTNGLLQVNNTTPLDIWDISNNELIITGEDNEYAFMSIYDSFTTLLLAKEENIEYIVQSMNVEAVICDKKTMIDWYF, encoded by the coding sequence ATGCTTCGCTTTATATTTGATACAATCAATACAAAAAAACATAATACGGGAATCCGTACATTTCAAAGTCTAAAAGGAGGTTATATTTTGTTGGATTACATTTGGCTAGATGACAAATCACCAATTTTAGAACAACTACCAAGTAATTTTAAATCTGCAGCTATATTGCTACATCCATTTGTCCAAATGCCTTTAGGATGGGAAAAGTCTGTGAGAAAAAGACCATATGAGCACATCTATCCTAGCGCTGAAGAAATCATTCACAATGGGAAATCCGTTTATTGGAAGGAAATGATGTCTTGTAGTGGATTACATTCATACGCAGACCTAGCAATGGCCATGTTGACTTCCATTAGTGCCTTTTCAGAAGAATATAAAAGAGAGGATTTAGCTGAAAAGCTACATTCAAACTTAAAAAAAGATCTTTATTATCCAACAGAAGATTATACGTCTATATTTTTATTACACAAATTACTTAAACTCCTCGGTTCTAAAGGTGCAAAAAATCTATATTTCTCTGAACCAATTCTTGATACAAACGGATTATTACAGGTAAATAATACTACTCCATTAGATATTTGGGACATTAGCAATAATGAGTTAATTATTACTGGAGAAGACAATGAGTATGCGTTTATGAGTATATACGATTCCTTTACAACCTTATTATTAGCTAAAGAAGAAAATATAGAATATATTGTTCAATCAATGAATGTTGAAGCTGTCATTTGTGACAAAAAAACGATGATTGATTGGTATTTTTAA
- a CDS encoding glycosyltransferase has translation MGNEQVKSAKEEKKLCLCMIVKNESRIMERCLNATKSIVDYVSICDTGSTDNTPEIIENWCKENEIPGTVHHEPFKNFGYNRSLAVSLAQKTYPEADYLLILDADMILEVDPNFDKTSLTEDHYLTLQYDVHIKYWLTRLLKASLPWKSVGVTHEYWDIDRSKVGANYNTRVDRLETLVVNDPGDGGSKADKFERDERLLLQGINDPETTPDLHIRYLFYLAQTYFHLSQFEDSIKWYKKRVEAGGWVEEVFYSLLRIGFCYEQLANRSANKQNEVTDADEKENVKGQEEKYLALAVFYFQKAWEYRPTRAEPLYQLARLYRLRSQNNIALMYALQGKEIPFPKDDLLFVDYHVYDYLFDYEISISAFYIPHKKHLGAVSQKYLESIKEEIPFHIANVVENNAKFY, from the coding sequence ATGGGAAATGAGCAAGTGAAGTCTGCAAAGGAAGAAAAAAAGTTATGTCTTTGTATGATTGTCAAAAATGAGTCTAGAATTATGGAAAGATGTTTAAATGCAACAAAATCAATTGTAGATTATGTTTCTATTTGTGATACTGGATCGACGGATAATACGCCTGAAATTATTGAAAATTGGTGTAAGGAAAATGAGATACCTGGGACGGTTCATCATGAGCCGTTTAAAAACTTTGGTTATAACAGAAGTTTAGCTGTTTCATTAGCGCAAAAAACATATCCAGAAGCAGATTATTTATTAATATTAGATGCGGATATGATTTTAGAGGTTGATCCGAATTTCGATAAAACGAGCTTAACGGAAGATCATTATCTTACATTGCAATATGATGTTCATATTAAATATTGGCTTACACGTCTTTTGAAAGCTTCTTTACCATGGAAATCTGTCGGTGTTACTCATGAGTATTGGGATATAGATCGCTCAAAAGTTGGAGCGAATTACAATACGAGGGTAGATCGGTTAGAGACTCTTGTCGTGAATGATCCCGGAGATGGCGGGAGTAAAGCTGATAAATTTGAAAGAGATGAGAGGTTGTTGTTACAAGGAATAAACGACCCAGAAACAACGCCAGATTTGCATATAAGATATTTATTTTATTTAGCTCAGACTTATTTTCATTTAAGTCAATTTGAAGATTCGATTAAATGGTATAAAAAACGAGTGGAAGCAGGGGGTTGGGTTGAAGAGGTATTCTATTCGTTATTGCGAATAGGATTTTGTTATGAGCAGTTAGCAAATCGTTCAGCAAATAAACAAAATGAAGTGACAGATGCTGATGAAAAAGAAAATGTTAAAGGGCAAGAAGAGAAATATTTAGCATTAGCTGTTTTTTATTTTCAAAAAGCGTGGGAATATAGACCAACTCGGGCTGAACCATTATACCAACTTGCAAGGTTGTATCGATTACGATCTCAAAACAATATTGCTTTGATGTATGCTCTGCAAGGGAAGGAAATTCCTTTTCCAAAGGATGATCTTTTATTTGTAGATTATCATGTGTATGATTACTTATTTGACTATGAAATTTCTATTAGTGCTTTCTATATACCTCATAAAAAACATTTAGGGGCGGTGTCGCAAAAGTATTTGGAATCGATTAAAGAAGAGATTCCATTTCATATAGCAAATGTAGTAGAGAATAATGCGAAATTTTATTAA
- a CDS encoding NADPH-dependent FMN reductase, protein MKLVVINGTPRKLGRTRVVAKYIADQFEGELYDLAIEELPLYNGEESQRDLEAVKKLKALVKAADGVVLCTPEYHNAMSGALKNSLDYLSSSEFIHKPVALLAVAGGGKGGINALNSMRTVARGVYANAIPKQVVLDGLHVQDGELGEDAKPLIHDVVKELKAYMSVYKEVKKQLGVE, encoded by the coding sequence ATGAAACTAGTCGTTATTAACGGTACACCAAGAAAATTAGGTAGAACTCGCGTTGTGGCAAAATATATTGCAGATCAATTTGAAGGGGAGTTATACGATTTAGCAATAGAGGAATTGCCTTTATATAACGGCGAAGAATCGCAACGTGATTTAGAGGCAGTAAAAAAATTAAAAGCGTTAGTGAAAGCAGCAGACGGTGTAGTACTATGTACACCAGAATATCATAATGCGATGAGCGGAGCGCTGAAAAACTCGTTAGATTACTTAAGTAGTAGTGAGTTTATCCATAAACCTGTCGCATTATTAGCTGTTGCGGGGGGCGGTAAAGGAGGAATTAACGCATTAAATAGTATGCGAACTGTTGCTAGAGGTGTTTACGCAAATGCAATCCCAAAACAAGTAGTGCTTGATGGACTTCACGTACAAGATGGTGAACTTGGAGAAGATGCAAAACCATTAATTCATGATGTAGTTAAAGAATTAAAAGCATATATGAGCGTATATAAAGAGGTGAAAAAACAACTAGGAGTGGAGTGA
- a CDS encoding MFS transporter: MSSLYHDSRLYYILGANSLSAIGSGIVMITIPWLLIKEGGGETTFGYVSIVATLIMFLLTPFIGQSIDRFSRKSLLLCNEGIGIAVIGMMTIWGFAGQSYHSIHYIIIYIAGSFYYLLFYPTIFAFNQEIFQAEHYKNLSGTMEIQGQLTQVISGAAASFLIEIVSLKWILLVDMLTFAGAFFLFLCIPYVKKKEVKRKVPFKKQLFEGIHFMKKCPKLFWFLLATYMPFIGVMMANYLIPVYISDILKANASVYAVEGMMYGVGAVIAGISIPLIMKYVKTEVSIVLTMIIYVISITIMIIEPSVMLLYGLAIFHAIGNAGTRVARNVLMMEEIPNEVMGRVDSLFRLIGTGIRIVILMVFTAGVSKVGVMLPFYLLSCILILSLGIALYYVISQRKIRGDVPNKSLV, encoded by the coding sequence ATGTCCTCGCTTTATCATGATTCTCGCTTGTATTACATTCTAGGAGCCAATAGTTTATCAGCTATTGGTTCCGGGATTGTTATGATTACGATCCCATGGTTGTTAATTAAAGAAGGTGGGGGAGAGACAACGTTTGGTTATGTTTCGATCGTTGCAACCCTCATTATGTTTTTATTAACACCATTCATTGGGCAAAGCATTGATCGTTTTTCAAGAAAATCTTTATTGTTATGTAACGAAGGTATCGGGATAGCCGTTATAGGAATGATGACTATATGGGGATTTGCCGGGCAATCTTATCATTCTATTCATTACATTATTATTTATATAGCAGGGTCATTCTATTATCTATTATTCTATCCTACAATTTTTGCATTTAACCAAGAAATATTTCAAGCAGAACATTATAAAAATTTAAGTGGAACGATGGAGATACAAGGACAGTTAACACAAGTTATTTCAGGAGCAGCTGCGAGTTTTTTAATTGAAATTGTTTCTTTGAAATGGATCTTGTTAGTAGATATGTTAACTTTTGCAGGAGCATTTTTTCTTTTCTTATGTATACCGTACGTAAAGAAAAAAGAAGTGAAACGGAAAGTACCGTTTAAGAAGCAATTGTTCGAAGGAATTCACTTTATGAAAAAGTGTCCTAAGCTTTTTTGGTTTTTACTTGCCACTTATATGCCGTTTATCGGTGTTATGATGGCAAATTATTTAATACCAGTTTATATTTCAGATATACTTAAAGCCAATGCTTCTGTATACGCAGTAGAAGGTATGATGTACGGTGTCGGAGCGGTTATTGCGGGAATCAGTATTCCACTCATAATGAAGTATGTTAAAACAGAAGTTTCAATCGTTTTGACGATGATCATTTATGTAATTTCAATTACCATAATGATCATTGAACCGTCCGTAATGCTGTTATATGGACTAGCGATTTTTCATGCGATTGGAAACGCTGGAACAAGAGTCGCGAGAAATGTATTGATGATGGAGGAAATCCCAAACGAAGTAATGGGACGAGTGGACAGCTTATTTCGCTTAATTGGTACAGGAATACGAATAGTAATATTAATGGTGTTTACAGCAGGTGTATCTAAAGTTGGGGTAATGCTCCCATTTTACCTATTAAGCTGTATATTGATCCTATCATTAGGAATCGCTCTTTACTATGTGATATCACAACGTAAAATCAGAGGGGATGTTCCGAATAAATCACTCGTTTAA
- a CDS encoding YdcF family protein, which yields MNKWILLIILLLPPLYIIYMTFRMNKVAREKLSNHSPYVLILGAKLFGDRPSLSLQNRLDVALEYLYSHPEVKVIVSGGQGEDEDIPEAHSMRNYLMVHGIDESRILIEDRSTNTYENLKFSMDLFDVKHAVVVSNTYHLYRTKIIARRLGIKMEALAAETPMRSKRKMYVREYAAIMKTILFDR from the coding sequence ATGAACAAATGGATATTACTTATAATCTTATTACTACCGCCACTATACATTATTTATATGACGTTTCGAATGAATAAAGTTGCTCGTGAGAAATTGAGTAATCACTCTCCATACGTTCTTATATTAGGTGCAAAGTTATTTGGAGATAGACCGTCTTTATCACTTCAAAACCGTTTGGATGTAGCGTTGGAATATTTATATTCTCACCCTGAGGTGAAAGTAATTGTTTCAGGTGGTCAAGGAGAAGATGAAGATATACCGGAAGCTCACAGTATGAGAAACTATTTAATGGTACACGGTATAGATGAGAGTCGTATTTTAATAGAAGACCGTTCGACAAATACGTATGAAAATTTGAAGTTTAGTATGGATTTATTTGATGTAAAACATGCGGTAGTTGTCAGTAATACGTATCATTTATATCGAACAAAAATAATTGCAAGGCGTTTAGGAATAAAGATGGAGGCATTAGCTGCAGAAACGCCAATGCGTTCTAAGAGAAAAATGTATGTGCGTGAATATGCTGCTATTATGAAAACAATATTGTTCGACCGTTAG
- a CDS encoding ABC transporter ATP-binding protein — protein MIQFNHVSKAYEDGTKAVDSLHLEIKKGEFFVLIGPSGCGKTTTMKMINRLIETTEGSILIDGKDIQQYNINELRWNIGYVLQQIALFPHMTIAENIAVVPEMRKWSKKEIKARVDDLLQMVGLDPDVYRDRMPDELSGGQKQRVGVVRALAANPKIVLMDEPFSALDPLSREQLQKDIVQLQKKIQKTIVFVTHDMQEALSLGDRICVMRAGKVVQLDTPEGIIHNPKNEFVEEFIGNRGRQWYEGIIIEDVMPLDDHTRIEGAALSLHAPLQEALVRLQTEESVPVEKDGQYVGMLTSRHIVNYIVEQMKERG, from the coding sequence GTGATTCAATTTAATCATGTGTCAAAAGCGTATGAAGATGGCACAAAAGCAGTGGATTCATTGCATTTAGAAATTAAAAAAGGAGAATTTTTTGTTCTCATTGGTCCGAGTGGTTGCGGGAAAACAACGACAATGAAGATGATTAATCGTTTGATTGAAACGACAGAAGGTTCAATTTTAATCGATGGAAAAGATATTCAACAATATAATATAAATGAATTACGTTGGAATATAGGATACGTGTTGCAGCAAATTGCTTTATTTCCACATATGACAATCGCTGAAAATATTGCAGTTGTTCCTGAAATGAGAAAATGGAGCAAAAAAGAAATAAAAGCACGTGTCGATGACTTGCTACAGATGGTTGGGCTCGATCCAGATGTATATCGTGATCGTATGCCTGATGAATTGTCAGGAGGGCAAAAACAACGTGTCGGTGTCGTACGGGCATTAGCCGCAAATCCGAAAATTGTTCTTATGGACGAACCATTTAGTGCGTTAGATCCGTTAAGCAGGGAGCAACTTCAGAAGGATATCGTACAACTGCAAAAAAAGATTCAAAAAACGATCGTGTTTGTAACGCACGATATGCAAGAGGCATTATCACTTGGTGATCGCATTTGTGTAATGAGAGCAGGAAAAGTTGTTCAATTAGATACACCTGAAGGTATTATACATAATCCGAAAAATGAGTTTGTTGAGGAGTTCATTGGAAATCGTGGGCGACAATGGTATGAGGGAATAATTATAGAAGATGTAATGCCACTAGACGATCATACACGAATAGAAGGAGCTGCTTTATCTTTACATGCTCCTTTACAAGAAGCACTAGTCCGTTTACAAACTGAAGAATCAGTGCCGGTTGAAAAAGATGGTCAATATGTTGGTATGTTAACAAGTCGTCATATTGTCAATTATATTGTTGAACAAATGAAGGAGAGAGGCTAA